In Flavobacterium sp. WV_118_3, one DNA window encodes the following:
- a CDS encoding endonuclease encodes MKKLYTTALLLSVFLGFSQIPAGYYNTATGTGYTLKTQLYNIIKGHTDRTYNGLWTTYGTSDRDHYYENDNTILDIYSEKPAGPDAYSYTYQTDQCGNYTAEGACYNREHTVPQSVFGSQTPMYSDAHHIPPTDGYVNNRRDNWPHGVVGTATWTSTNGSKLGSASNSGYAAGYTGTVFEPIDEFKGDIARMYFYFATRYENTVSGYTYAMFNGTSNQVFTTTFLRILYTWHTQDPVSQRETDRNNAIYARQNNRNPYIDHPEYVQIIWGPTLATDSFEAIANVSVYPNPSTNHTINIYSEKELDEIQLINISGQIVQQIKKPAHNQEVYTLNELPQGFYLLRLSSENQSTTKKIIIN; translated from the coding sequence ATGAAAAAACTCTACACTACCGCACTATTATTGTCGGTATTTTTGGGATTTAGTCAGATCCCGGCCGGGTATTACAATACGGCCACCGGTACCGGGTATACCTTAAAAACCCAGCTTTATAACATTATTAAGGGACACACAGACAGAACTTATAATGGTCTTTGGACAACTTACGGTACATCGGACCGTGATCATTACTACGAAAACGACAACACTATTTTAGACATTTATTCCGAAAAACCAGCCGGCCCGGATGCCTATAGCTATACATACCAAACCGACCAATGTGGAAATTATACTGCAGAAGGCGCCTGCTACAACCGGGAACATACCGTTCCGCAATCGGTTTTCGGATCACAGACACCGATGTATTCTGATGCACACCATATTCCACCAACCGACGGATATGTAAACAACAGAAGAGACAACTGGCCACACGGTGTTGTAGGAACCGCCACGTGGACCTCCACCAACGGATCCAAACTGGGATCGGCTTCCAATAGTGGCTATGCTGCGGGATATACCGGAACCGTGTTCGAACCAATCGATGAATTCAAAGGGGATATTGCCCGTATGTATTTTTATTTCGCAACACGCTACGAAAATACAGTATCCGGCTACACCTATGCTATGTTTAACGGTACCAGCAATCAGGTATTTACTACTACATTTCTTAGAATTTTATATACCTGGCATACACAAGATCCGGTAAGTCAGCGTGAAACAGATCGTAACAATGCTATTTATGCCCGTCAGAACAACCGCAACCCATACATTGATCATCCGGAATACGTACAAATTATCTGGGGACCAACACTGGCTACGGATAGTTTTGAAGCAATTGCCAATGTATCGGTATATCCAAACCCGTCAACCAATCACACCATCAACATTTATTCGGAAAAAGAACTGGACGAAATTCAGTTGATCAACATTAGTGGTCAAATCGTACAGCAAATCAAAAAACCGGCACACAATCAGGAAGTTTATACGTTAAACGAACTGCCACAAGGTTTTTACCTGTTACGCCTTTCTTCCGAAAACCAATCCACCACCAAGAAGATAATTATTAATTAA
- a CDS encoding endonuclease, producing the protein MKKFYALALALSPLLGFAQAGAPASPYYNGFNWTVTGSNLKSALSTKITNTHTKTLSYDDIWDVDKIIDLDPNDASNANVLLLYGFSNNMCPSSQSDDNDHRRRSKNSNGGGTTCQWNREHTFAKSLGTPDLGTSGPGADAHHLRASDVQRNGARGSLKFAAGSGNSGSVAGGWYPGDEWKGDVARMIMYMYLRYPTRCLPKNVATGSTVSSDSNMMTLLLQWNAEDPVSEYEDRRNTYLGNASNSFGQGNRNPFIDNPYLATVIWGGPVAENRWPGMLATDSFDLLANVMVYPNPSNDQKINIYSEKELDEIELININGQMIQQIKKPVHHQEVYTLENLPHGFYLIRMSSENMSTTKKVIIN; encoded by the coding sequence ATGAAAAAATTTTACGCACTCGCATTAGCCCTTTCTCCTCTATTGGGCTTCGCACAAGCAGGTGCTCCGGCTTCTCCGTATTATAACGGATTTAACTGGACCGTGACCGGCAGCAACTTAAAAAGTGCATTGTCGACAAAAATCACGAACACACACACCAAAACATTGAGCTATGACGACATCTGGGATGTAGACAAAATTATTGATCTGGATCCAAATGATGCCTCGAATGCCAACGTATTATTACTATACGGTTTTAGTAACAACATGTGTCCATCTTCTCAATCGGATGACAACGATCATAGAAGACGAAGCAAAAACAGTAATGGCGGTGGCACAACCTGTCAATGGAATCGTGAACATACGTTTGCAAAATCATTGGGAACTCCGGATTTAGGAACTTCGGGACCTGGTGCTGATGCACACCATTTACGTGCTTCCGACGTACAACGTAACGGTGCACGTGGTAGTTTAAAATTTGCCGCGGGTTCTGGTAATTCAGGATCTGTTGCTGGCGGATGGTATCCCGGAGACGAATGGAAAGGTGATGTAGCCCGTATGATCATGTATATGTATTTACGTTATCCAACCCGTTGTTTACCTAAAAATGTAGCTACCGGATCGACGGTTTCGTCTGATAGCAATATGATGACCTTATTATTACAATGGAATGCGGAAGATCCGGTTTCGGAATATGAAGACCGTAGAAATACCTATTTAGGAAATGCGAGTAATTCATTCGGACAAGGAAACCGTAACCCGTTTATCGACAACCCATATCTCGCAACAGTAATCTGGGGTGGACCGGTAGCCGAAAATCGTTGGCCAGGGATGTTAGCTACGGATAGTTTTGATCTATTGGCCAATGTTATGGTATATCCAAACCCATCCAACGATCAGAAAATCAATATTTATTCGGAAAAAGAATTGGATGAGATTGAATTGATCAACATCAACGGACAAATGATACAGCAAATCAAAAAACCGGTACACCATCAGGAAGTATATACTTTAGAAAATTTACCACACGGTTTTTACCTGATCCGTATGTCGTCTGAAAATATGAGTACAACCAAAAAAGTGATCATCAACTAA
- a CDS encoding methyltransferase domain-containing protein yields MRLHRNLVFTVIDSIMAIFNEGEYADKVVARALKKDKRWGSHDRKFVAETIYEIVRWKRLYTEIAEVKEPYDRDNVWRIFAVWAVLRGYTLPDWKYFESTPVRKIKGRFDELSKIRKYRESIPDWMDEIGVQELGEALWSTEIAAQNEQAKVILRVNTLKTTKEKLRAVLMDLNIETEFHSDYPDALILKERANVFLTDAFKEGMFEVQDASSQMVARFLDVKPGMRVVDTCAGAGGKTLHMASLMENKGQLIAMDLYESKLKQLKIRAKRNGAFNIEYRIIDSTKVIKKLHEKADRVLIDAPCSGLGVLKRNPDSKWKLQPEFIDNIRKVQAEVLENYSKIVKPGGKMVYATCSVLPSENQEQVQKFLQTESGKQFEFVKDIKVLASESGFDGFYMALFNRKP; encoded by the coding sequence ATGAGATTACACAGAAACCTGGTTTTTACCGTTATTGATTCGATAATGGCTATTTTCAATGAAGGAGAATATGCCGACAAAGTAGTGGCACGCGCCTTAAAAAAAGACAAACGATGGGGAAGCCACGACCGAAAGTTCGTTGCAGAAACCATTTATGAAATTGTACGTTGGAAACGTTTATACACTGAAATAGCTGAAGTTAAAGAACCGTATGACCGTGACAATGTATGGCGTATTTTTGCCGTTTGGGCGGTTTTACGCGGGTATACCTTACCGGACTGGAAGTATTTTGAAAGTACTCCGGTGCGAAAAATAAAAGGCCGCTTTGACGAATTGTCAAAAATCAGAAAATATAGAGAATCCATTCCGGACTGGATGGACGAAATTGGTGTACAGGAATTGGGCGAAGCGTTATGGTCTACAGAAATTGCAGCACAAAACGAACAGGCAAAAGTTATATTACGTGTTAATACACTAAAAACGACCAAAGAAAAGCTTCGTGCTGTCTTAATGGACTTAAACATTGAGACGGAATTCCATTCAGACTATCCGGATGCCTTGATTTTAAAAGAACGTGCCAATGTATTCCTTACAGATGCCTTTAAAGAAGGTATGTTTGAAGTACAAGATGCCTCATCGCAAATGGTTGCCCGTTTTCTGGATGTTAAACCAGGAATGCGCGTAGTTGATACCTGTGCCGGAGCCGGTGGAAAAACATTGCATATGGCTTCCTTAATGGAAAACAAAGGTCAGTTAATCGCAATGGATTTGTATGAAAGTAAATTAAAACAACTAAAAATCCGCGCGAAAAGAAACGGGGCTTTTAATATTGAATACCGTATCATCGACAGTACGAAGGTGATCAAAAAATTACATGAAAAAGCCGACCGTGTATTAATCGACGCACCGTGTAGCGGTTTGGGGGTTTTAAAACGTAACCCGGACAGTAAATGGAAACTACAACCGGAGTTTATCGACAACATCCGTAAAGTACAGGCGGAAGTATTGGAAAACTACTCTAAAATTGTAAAACCAGGCGGAAAAATGGTGTATGCCACCTGTTCCGTATTGCCTTCCGAAAATCAGGAACAGGTTCAGAAATTTCTGCAAACTGAATCCGGAAAGCAATTTGAATTTGTAAAAGACATTAAGGTTTTGGCGTCGGAATCCGGATTTGACGGATTTTATATGGCACTTTTCAACCGAAAACCCTGA
- a CDS encoding AraC family transcriptional regulator encodes MKTAILDIKQFEPGETRKEFYTNTIENHIITNHRNIHKPHKHNFYLTVLFTQGSGIHEIDFTTYTVKPGSLFFLNPGQTHHWELSEDIRGYIFFHTQTFYDLHYNRIKIHNYPFFYSVQNAPFLYLEKDAADFESLFREILKENQNEAVLKMQKILSLIDQIYIDSTRLYIEKNATATAVQHSYALRFQELERLIEKHYKSEKSPSQYAEWLNVSPKHLNRITQSMVGKTTSDVILDRVFLEAKRELIRFKNNFAEVATLLGYDDYAYFSRLFKKKCGETPSSFINRYR; translated from the coding sequence ATGAAAACTGCTATTCTCGACATAAAACAATTCGAACCGGGCGAAACCCGTAAAGAATTCTACACAAATACTATTGAAAACCATATCATTACCAATCACCGCAACATCCATAAACCGCATAAACACAATTTTTACCTGACTGTACTTTTTACGCAGGGAAGCGGCATCCACGAAATTGATTTCACCACCTATACCGTAAAACCCGGTAGTCTTTTTTTCCTAAATCCCGGACAAACACACCATTGGGAATTGTCGGAAGACATTCGTGGTTATATTTTTTTCCATACGCAGACTTTTTATGACCTGCATTACAATCGGATTAAGATTCATAATTATCCGTTTTTTTACAGTGTCCAAAACGCTCCGTTTTTATATCTTGAAAAAGATGCGGCCGATTTCGAATCTTTATTTCGCGAAATTCTGAAAGAAAATCAAAATGAGGCCGTTCTAAAAATGCAAAAAATTCTCAGTCTGATCGATCAGATTTATATTGACAGTACGCGTTTGTATATTGAAAAGAATGCGACCGCAACCGCTGTACAACATTCGTACGCCTTGCGATTTCAGGAACTCGAACGGTTGATTGAAAAGCACTATAAATCCGAAAAATCACCCTCGCAATATGCCGAATGGCTCAATGTGAGTCCGAAGCATTTAAACCGCATCACGCAATCGATGGTCGGCAAAACGACTTCCGATGTCATTTTGGATCGGGTATTTCTGGAAGCCAAACGGGAATTGATCCGGTTTAAGAACAATTTTGCCGAAGTTGCTACGCTATTAGGCTATGATGATTATGCTTATTTTTCGAGACTATTTAAAAAAAAATGTGGCGAAACGCCCTCTTCATTTATTAACCGATACAGATAG
- a CDS encoding DUF983 domain-containing protein produces MSILKNIVTEKCPKCHQGQVFEKKGNILLFQMPKMNTHCSHCNHKFEKEPGYFFGSMFVSYAVAVAEMVAFFLIIQFFVDSFVTIVVLIGIMSILLSTFNFRISRMLWMYLLDGKNKRL; encoded by the coding sequence ATGTCAATTTTAAAGAACATTGTAACGGAAAAATGTCCTAAATGTCATCAGGGACAGGTTTTTGAAAAGAAAGGAAATATATTGCTTTTTCAGATGCCAAAAATGAATACGCATTGTTCCCACTGTAATCATAAATTCGAAAAGGAACCGGGCTATTTCTTCGGATCCATGTTTGTGAGTTATGCCGTAGCGGTGGCCGAAATGGTTGCCTTTTTCCTGATTATCCAGTTTTTTGTGGACAGTTTCGTGACAATTGTGGTGCTTATCGGAATTATGTCGATCCTGTTAAGTACCTTTAATTTCAGAATATCCCGTATGTTGTGGATGTATCTGTTGGATGGAAAAAACAAACGCTTATAG
- a CDS encoding oxidoreductase, producing MKIRLLLFTIFICFSCNKLKPTTDTTENNGPSVALTNPNAVTIDTLLTDKISIRAITVDSNRIWYAGSNGKYGYVALDGSKAFKGHIEKNDLKPEFRSIAQTKAHIFMISIGNPGLLYRVDKDGSHVQLVYEEKGEKVFYDSMQFWNDQEGIVVGDPTDNCFSLLITRDGGTTWTKIGCDQLPGIANGEAFFAASNTNIIVKETNTWVVSGGKRSRVFFSPDKGKSWKVVDTPIVQGEAMTGIFSADFYDNNTGFAVGGNYEKPNQNHGNKIRTTDGGKTWQKVGENEGFGYGSCVQFFPGSKGKELLTVGASGVYYSADFGENWQKIADYKDLFAIRFVNRKTVIAAGNNKIMRFQF from the coding sequence ATGAAAATAAGGCTACTACTGTTTACAATATTCATTTGCTTTTCCTGCAATAAATTAAAACCAACAACCGACACGACCGAAAATAACGGCCCATCGGTCGCACTAACCAACCCGAATGCGGTTACTATCGATACCTTGCTCACGGATAAAATCAGTATCCGGGCCATTACAGTCGACAGTAACCGCATTTGGTATGCCGGAAGTAATGGAAAATACGGCTATGTTGCGTTAGACGGTTCGAAGGCTTTTAAAGGACATATCGAAAAAAATGATCTGAAACCCGAATTTCGAAGTATTGCGCAAACAAAAGCGCATATTTTTATGATCAGTATCGGAAATCCAGGATTGTTATATCGGGTTGATAAAGACGGAAGTCATGTTCAGTTGGTATATGAAGAAAAAGGGGAAAAGGTTTTTTACGATAGTATGCAGTTTTGGAACGACCAGGAAGGTATTGTGGTTGGCGATCCGACCGACAATTGTTTTTCGCTCCTGATCACCCGTGATGGCGGAACAACCTGGACAAAAATTGGTTGTGATCAATTGCCGGGTATTGCCAATGGTGAGGCTTTTTTTGCCGCCAGTAATACCAATATTATTGTGAAGGAAACGAATACCTGGGTGGTATCAGGTGGAAAGCGTTCGCGGGTTTTCTTTTCTCCGGATAAAGGAAAAAGTTGGAAAGTGGTCGATACGCCAATAGTTCAGGGAGAAGCGATGACGGGTATTTTTTCAGCCGATTTTTACGATAACAATACCGGATTTGCTGTAGGTGGAAATTATGAAAAACCGAATCAGAATCACGGTAACAAAATCCGAACTACAGATGGTGGAAAAACCTGGCAAAAAGTAGGCGAAAACGAAGGTTTTGGTTATGGTTCCTGCGTACAGTTTTTTCCCGGAAGTAAGGGGAAAGAATTGCTAACAGTAGGAGCGAGCGGTGTTTATTATTCGGCTGATTTTGGCGAAAACTGGCAAAAAATAGCCGATTATAAGGATCTGTTTGCAATCCGTTTTGTAAACCGAAAAACCGTTATAGCAGCCGGAAATAATAAAATAATGCGATTTCAGTTTTAA
- a CDS encoding sensor of ECF-type sigma factor yields the protein MTIKRILPFLLLMLSVTVFGQGFREKREQIKQLKVAFITTELGLTTEEATKFWPIYNTFDERQFELRHKKMRVFQSNMDEGAIDKMSEKEALVFLNQMENTEEELFNLKLKFIADLKTVISPTKILKLKKAEDDFNRKLLRQMKDRGR from the coding sequence ATGACTATAAAACGAATCCTACCCTTTCTATTGTTAATGCTGTCCGTTACGGTTTTCGGTCAGGGTTTTAGAGAAAAAAGAGAGCAGATCAAACAGTTAAAAGTCGCTTTTATCACGACCGAATTAGGTTTGACAACGGAAGAAGCGACTAAATTCTGGCCGATTTACAATACTTTTGATGAAAGACAATTTGAATTACGCCATAAAAAAATGCGTGTTTTTCAATCCAATATGGACGAGGGTGCCATCGATAAAATGAGTGAAAAAGAAGCACTGGTATTTTTAAATCAGATGGAAAACACCGAAGAAGAGCTTTTTAACTTAAAACTTAAATTTATTGCTGATCTGAAAACCGTGATCAGTCCGACAAAAATTTTAAAACTCAAAAAGGCGGAAGACGATTTTAACCGGAAACTTTTACGACAAATGAAAGACCGCGGAAGATAA
- a CDS encoding RNA polymerase sigma factor has product MQDEALFIRQLLDPKTQNEAFRRLLTEYQRPLYRHIRNIVLDHDDTDDVLQNTFIKIFNNLKHFKGESKLFSWMYRIATNEAITFINQRARKAGISNEELQSKAVGKLEADVNYDGDEIQLKLQKAVATLPEKQQLVFKMKYFEELKYEAISEILGTSVGALKASYHHAVKKIEEYLNSV; this is encoded by the coding sequence TTGCAGGACGAAGCGCTTTTTATCCGCCAGTTACTCGATCCGAAAACGCAAAACGAAGCGTTTCGCCGGTTATTGACCGAATACCAACGGCCATTGTACCGTCATATCCGAAATATAGTACTGGATCACGACGATACCGACGACGTACTGCAAAATACCTTTATCAAGATTTTTAATAACCTAAAACACTTTAAAGGAGAAAGCAAACTGTTTTCCTGGATGTATCGTATTGCAACCAACGAAGCGATCACCTTTATCAACCAACGCGCCCGGAAAGCGGGAATCAGCAACGAAGAATTGCAATCGAAAGCCGTGGGTAAACTGGAAGCCGATGTGAATTACGACGGCGATGAAATCCAGCTAAAACTGCAAAAAGCAGTCGCCACTTTACCGGAAAAACAACAGTTGGTTTTTAAGATGAAATATTTTGAAGAGCTGAAATACGAAGCCATATCGGAGATACTTGGCACTTCGGTTGGCGCCTTAAAAGCCTCGTATCATCATGCGGTAAAAAAAATTGAAGAATATTTGAATTCCGTTTAA
- a CDS encoding HAD family hydrolase has product MVKTVIFDMDGVIVDTEPVHKYAYYKHFSELGIDVSEEMYASFTGNSTRNVFQKLKESFALQHDVEELILRKRFLFNDAFDTKEDLELIDGVRKLIIDLHGNGMQLILASSASKGTIERVFNRFELHTYFTHTVSGEDFPKSKPHPAIFLHAASLSVAPIEHCIVIEDSTNGVKASKAAGIFCLAYNSVNSKLQDLSEADHEIGHFDEINYEIVSKIKQ; this is encoded by the coding sequence ATGGTTAAGACCGTAATTTTTGATATGGACGGCGTGATTGTCGACACAGAACCTGTTCATAAATATGCTTATTATAAACACTTTTCAGAATTGGGAATCGATGTTTCGGAAGAAATGTATGCTTCTTTTACCGGGAATTCCACCCGAAATGTGTTTCAGAAATTAAAAGAAAGTTTTGCGCTGCAACACGATGTGGAAGAATTGATTCTGCGGAAGCGTTTCCTTTTTAACGATGCTTTCGATACCAAAGAAGATTTGGAACTGATTGATGGGGTTCGAAAGTTGATCATTGATCTTCACGGAAATGGAATGCAATTAATTTTGGCTTCATCGGCTTCCAAAGGAACGATCGAAAGAGTGTTTAACCGTTTTGAATTGCATACGTATTTTACTCATACGGTTAGTGGCGAAGATTTTCCGAAATCAAAACCGCATCCGGCTATTTTCCTGCATGCGGCGTCTTTGTCGGTTGCTCCGATCGAACATTGTATCGTGATCGAAGATAGTACTAATGGTGTAAAAGCGTCGAAAGCAGCCGGAATATTTTGTCTGGCCTACAACAGTGTTAATTCCAAACTACAGGATTTGTCGGAAGCCGATCATGAAATCGGGCATTTCGATGAGATCAATTATGAGATTGTCTCCAAAATAAAACAATAA
- a CDS encoding deoxyribodipyrimidine photo-lyase has protein sequence MQTMISIFWFRRDLRLIDNTALFHALNSELPVLPIFIFDTSILSQLPTNDARVGFIHNLLDQMQQQLLKSGKSLAVFYGDPVSIFQKLIHENKIATVYTNHDYEPSARKRDTAVYNLLKENGIVFKTAKDQVIFEKSEVVKDDGTPYVVYTPYSKKWKEHFYKTTIHHYPSETVLENIVAHDYPFLSLSDIGFESSKITVPTFDVSEKLVENYEDTRNFPAIPGTSLLGPHLRFGSVSIRQMVRLAAGFQNQTFLNELIWREFFMQILWHFPHTVHRSFKEKYDAIQWNNNEDLFQKWCEGKTGYPFVDAGMRELNATGHMHNRVRMIVASFLCKHLLIDWRWGETYFAQKLLDYEQSSNVGNWQWAAGSGVDAAPYFRIFNPTEQIKKFDKDLIYIKKWIPELGTEAYPLPIVDHKTAREKCLTTYKKAVG, from the coding sequence ATGCAAACGATGATCTCTATTTTTTGGTTTCGGAGAGACCTGCGATTAATTGATAATACGGCACTATTTCACGCTCTTAACAGCGAACTTCCGGTGCTGCCCATTTTTATTTTCGACACCAGTATCCTTTCTCAGTTACCTACTAATGATGCGCGGGTTGGGTTTATCCATAACCTACTCGATCAGATGCAACAGCAGCTTTTGAAATCGGGAAAATCACTGGCTGTTTTTTATGGTGATCCTGTCAGCATTTTTCAAAAACTGATCCACGAAAATAAAATTGCTACCGTTTACACCAATCACGATTACGAACCATCGGCTCGCAAACGGGACACTGCGGTTTATAACCTGTTAAAAGAAAACGGCATTGTTTTTAAAACAGCAAAAGATCAGGTTATTTTTGAAAAAAGTGAAGTTGTAAAAGACGACGGTACGCCCTATGTGGTCTATACACCTTATTCTAAAAAATGGAAAGAACATTTCTATAAAACAACTATTCATCATTATCCATCGGAAACCGTTCTGGAAAATATAGTAGCGCACGATTATCCGTTTTTAAGTTTGTCTGATATCGGATTTGAATCCTCCAAAATCACGGTTCCCACTTTTGACGTTTCGGAAAAGTTAGTCGAAAACTACGAAGACACGCGCAACTTTCCGGCTATTCCCGGTACTTCTTTACTAGGACCGCACCTACGCTTCGGATCGGTGAGCATTCGGCAAATGGTGCGCTTAGCGGCTGGTTTCCAAAATCAGACCTTTTTAAATGAACTGATCTGGCGGGAGTTTTTTATGCAGATATTATGGCATTTCCCGCATACGGTTCATCGTAGTTTTAAGGAAAAATACGATGCTATTCAGTGGAACAATAACGAAGATTTATTTCAGAAATGGTGCGAAGGCAAAACCGGTTATCCGTTTGTCGACGCCGGAATGCGCGAACTCAATGCTACCGGACATATGCACAATAGAGTCCGCATGATAGTAGCCAGTTTTCTGTGCAAACACCTTTTAATCGACTGGCGATGGGGCGAAACGTATTTTGCTCAGAAATTACTCGATTACGAGCAGTCCAGCAATGTGGGTAACTGGCAATGGGCAGCCGGATCGGGTGTGGATGCTGCACCGTATTTTCGAATATTTAACCCGACCGAACAAATCAAAAAGTTCGACAAAGATCTTATCTATATCAAAAAATGGATCCCGGAGCTTGGAACCGAAGCTTATCCGCTACCTATCGTCGATCATAAAACAGCACGTGAAAAATGCCTGACAACCTATAAAAAAGCCGTGGGATAA
- a CDS encoding SRPBCC family protein, whose amino-acid sequence MRLYTLHTRQKLPVSLNEAWAFFSDPSNLNAITPENLKFQTLSGDDRKMFSGQIIHYKISPFRGIQRQWVTAIPPMEPNAFFVDEQRFGPYKFWHHKHFFREIDGGIEMEDLFGCIRNLLHPLLVRPKLKAIFDYRKNKLKQLFGRYPG is encoded by the coding sequence ATGAGGCTATATACCCTACATACCCGCCAAAAGCTACCGGTTTCACTAAATGAAGCGTGGGCTTTTTTTTCGGATCCGTCGAATCTCAATGCAATCACACCGGAAAACTTGAAATTCCAAACCCTTTCGGGCGACGACCGGAAGATGTTTTCCGGACAAATCATTCACTACAAAATCAGTCCGTTTCGCGGTATTCAACGGCAATGGGTAACGGCAATCCCCCCTATGGAACCGAATGCTTTTTTTGTAGACGAACAACGATTTGGTCCGTATAAATTCTGGCATCACAAACATTTTTTCAGGGAAATCGACGGTGGTATCGAAATGGAAGATCTTTTCGGTTGTATCCGAAATCTGCTCCATCCGTTACTCGTCCGACCAAAGCTAAAAGCCATTTTCGACTACCGAAAAAACAAACTGAAACAATTATTCGGCCGTTATCCCGGCTAA
- a CDS encoding DUF2911 domain-containing protein, with amino-acid sequence MKRIIITAAFFMATLAIQAQVKTPQASPKAELEQVVGLTQVELDYSRPSSKGRAVFGELVPYGKVWRTGANANTTISFGDDVVIDGKTLKKGKYALYTLPKADSWDVIFYTDTNNWGTPEKWDDSKVALRTTVKPETLGRKVETFTIAVNNIDNDNGSLEISWEKTLVAVKFTVPTQKIAMKSIEGALAGPTGNDYFSSAQYYYQSGGDMNKALEWVNKAVAMEKEAPFWYLRLKSLIQAKLGDKKGAIETAKLSQASAEKANNADYVKMNKDSILEWSKK; translated from the coding sequence ATGAAGAGAATTATTATTACTGCAGCTTTTTTTATGGCTACTCTAGCGATTCAGGCTCAGGTAAAAACGCCACAGGCCAGTCCTAAAGCAGAATTGGAACAGGTTGTAGGACTAACACAGGTTGAATTGGATTATTCCCGCCCGAGTTCTAAAGGAAGAGCCGTTTTTGGTGAATTGGTTCCTTACGGAAAAGTATGGAGAACCGGTGCCAATGCTAATACGACCATTTCTTTCGGAGATGATGTTGTCATTGATGGAAAAACACTGAAAAAAGGAAAATATGCCCTTTATACGTTGCCAAAAGCAGATTCATGGGATGTGATTTTCTATACCGATACAAACAACTGGGGAACTCCTGAAAAATGGGATGATTCGAAAGTAGCGTTGCGTACTACGGTTAAACCGGAGACATTAGGTAGAAAAGTAGAAACGTTTACCATTGCAGTTAATAATATAGATAACGATAACGGAAGTCTTGAAATTTCATGGGAAAAAACATTGGTAGCCGTTAAATTTACAGTACCAACACAAAAAATCGCAATGAAGAGCATCGAAGGTGCTTTAGCGGGACCTACCGGTAATGATTATTTTTCATCTGCTCAATATTACTACCAGTCAGGTGGCGATATGAACAAAGCATTGGAGTGGGTTAACAAAGCCGTTGCAATGGAAAAAGAAGCTCCGTTCTGGTATTTACGTCTAAAATCATTGATTCAGGCAAAATTAGGAGATAAAAAAGGAGCGATCGAAACCGCTAAATTATCACAGGCAAGTGCAGAAAAAGCAAACAACGCTGACTATGTGAAAATGAATAAAGACTCTATCTTAGAATGGTCTAAAAAATAA